Within the Cydia pomonella isolate Wapato2018A chromosome 3, ilCydPomo1, whole genome shotgun sequence genome, the region TGTTTTAATAGCTCAAAAACAGTGCATAAGAGCTATATGTAATGTAGACATGTTAACATCATGTAAGCCCCTATTTAAGGACTTGAAacttttgactgtacctagtatatatatttatgaagttTGTTTATTTGTGAGACTTCATCCGGAAttcttcagtaaaaaaaaagatgtatgtAAGTTCAACACAAGGTACCCTGAAAGACTTATTATCCCgcctaaaaaaacaaaattgtatggAAAGAATGCGCTATGTATGTCAATTAGTATTTATAATAGTTTACATGATGATATCAAAAAATTAccatttaattcatttaaatcTAGGTTAAAAAAATGGTTAGTAGATAAATGTTTCTATAGTGTCaatgattattttgattattacgAGAATATTCTTAACTgataggtataattatgtatttttaagctcttttattttattgacattgctaatctcctaattatttttattaataatatcaatGTGTTGTAAAATtactaatgtattttaatattgttatgttttcttgcttgttttaattatattgatcTGTTATGACCTTGTAAATATGGAATGAATACCTACGTGTAATTTAGTAATTTTGCATGCCAGCTGCTGGTGAAATGTGTGTTTCCCTAATATATTGACCATCTTTTGTACCAtgtttcaagcaaaataaataatttatgatttatgatatgatttatgatggggagacaacacgtcgaacgtggttcgcggtaggctctcagatATTTTGCATGATAACGTTAGCTtacggtatatatataatacagatCTCTGCATGTCCCCGACAAAGACGACCTTTTTTGGAATCCCCCTTTTATGAGTATAATGTGACATATATTTATGTACTGTATTCAGTAGCTCTTCTTGAGTCCATATAATtccaacttcaacttcaacatttgttcagcaaataggccacaagggcacttgtacacgtcaacatggttttttttatattataggacattattacacaaattggcaagtcccacagtaagcttaataaggcttgtgttgggggtacttagacaacgatatatatatataacatataaatatttataaatacttaaatacataaaaaacacccatgactcaggaacaaatatccatgctcatcacacgaatatatgcccttaccaggatttgaacccgggaccatcagcttcgtaggcagggtcactacccactaggccaaactggtcgtcaattttaaatttacatacaagcaaaaacaagcacatcaacaattataaaatacaattaattgaatATATTAATGCACTGAAGTATTATAGTTTAAcgtaaaataaagtaaagtaaTATGTATTCCATACAATAAGAGAAAGAGACAGGGTTGATGATCTTTTGCTATATAAGATAAACATTTATAAAGAATCAGTGAGGTTTTTTCTTAGTATAGGCAGAAAAGTTTCCCCATAGCTTATAAATTAAGGCTTCTAACTTTAAgggataattatttttaacaaccaTCGTTGACAACTTGATtttaaccgttttttttttctacatttaactattacaatttaatttcgtttaaacaaagagaatttagaataccaagagtgctcactccaatacggttttgttaccaataatactattattttcgtagtctacatctagcgtcaagtcgcggaactctcagtactgctactcgacaatagatatcgcggcaaacgaaaagtctaatgcctaatgattttcagctaatattataaccagagtaagcgtagaaGTTGAAAATACAGTTTCGGTaaatgtacttcttatttctctatggtttagAAGACCCTGCACCTACATTATCTTACTGGTTCAGATCAAGGTATAAGTCCGCCAATTGTACTATCATTTatactgtgcaataaagataaaataaaaaaataagtataagaTGCCATCCTTTGATTACCTGTGGTTGTCGTAATTTGTTGAGTAGATGTCGTTGTAGGACTAGACGTAGTGCTTGTAGGCGCTTTAGATGTAAAAACTGTAGTACTAGGAGTAGAACTAGTAGTAGTAGAAGGGTTAGTAAAGGCTGTAGTACTAGACTTAGTAGTAGTAGACGAGGTTGTAGAGATTGTGGTACTAGGAGTAATTGATGTAGTAGTTGGAGTGGAAGCACTTCCCGCTAAGGCATTATTAATAGCCCTTAGTAAAGCAAAATCCTCTCCACATTTTCCGTGAAAGTCATCAGTTTCGATACTCCAGACCATGACACCGGCGATGCCAAGATTCATGGCATATTCGACCTTTTTGGCCAAGGAATTAGGGTCATCGTAGGATACCCAGTTTCTGCCTTGGACTGCATACGGTACTTCAGCTGTGGAATCGTATTGGACGTTCCAGGTTTCCGTTTTTAGTTTGTTGCAAAACTGAAAAGAAAGTGGCTAAGTTTAAGCAGTGTTATTTTTTGCATCTTTATCCCCTGGGTTGGTAGGTACACAAATCtggtatacatttttaaacataacaaatgaCTTGCCCCGCTTTATCAGTTTTTCGGTGTCTTCAAATTAACcatcagattcagattcagatttttattcataaaacatagtaTTTTACGTGTCAAAATGAGAATCGAGTGGATTTATTACCTATCAAATAAGAGATGTGtcagctttttatttttactttaggGTGATGAAAGGATGATACTTATAGGTATAGATTCCTAACTTACCTCGTTGTACCCTATGAAGCCATTTGTAGCAGTATATTGTCCAGCTAAACCAGCGCCGCTTGCTGGAGCACCTACCCCAATGACATTACCATCGGTTAAGGTAAAGGTTCTGCCGTAGAGGGGTAAGCCCAGGACAAGCTTCTCTGGGGGGCATCCTGAAATAAAAACACTTTATGTGAATTGGCTCTGTTCATTATGTCAGATTTTTCAAGTGGTTAAAGTCCAAAGTGCGaaaatcaaaatagttattGATTCTAGGAAAAAATAAAGTCCTGGAAAAATAAATGGCACCACAAGTATAAGTTTTGTGACAGCTgaattgataaatgataagttttaACAACAAGGTTTCCGCCAAATCTACAACAGTCAAATTAGAAGCACGAACCAATCCACTATCGTTATAATACAAAccttttcaatttaaataaaaaatattacactgcTAACCCGCGAAATGTTATAACGAGCGAGCTAATTAGTCAATgctagaaaataaagaaaacaaaccACAATCAAACGTACAAAACTTGACACATGTTTCGCCTCTCTGCGAGGCATCATCAGTTGCTGCAGTCCGGCagcggatttttttttaatatggatTCTCGCATAATAACGCGTgatttgattaattatttacaaacctTGTGTTAGCCAATACTTCAAGGCGGCATCGACAGCATTAATTCTATCCTTGTCTTCGTGAAGGGGTGCGTTGTGTCCGGTGGCAGAATCCCATGCGCCGTACATGTCATATGTCATGATGTTTATAAGGTCCACGTACCTGTGGAAGACATAAATGACAGTTAAGGTACCCTTCGGATACAGACTATACCTATTACTGAAGCGAGACACCCGAGTACCTCCTTAACCTACCctactacgtccaaaagagaggtatgggcattatgaatgtcatctcgctttgcgtGGTAGGttacagcacagcggatgtcattccagatctagagcagtccaactggggaagtacctccatcttacagaaaaccgcagtcaaataacactagaccctactcatattgttgtgttcctgccggtgagtaaggttgtcagagctcaaagagggtgcggagtgttagagtcggccacgcgcatgtatctcctctggagttgcaggcatacataggccaaggagactgcttaccatcagacgggccgtatgtttATTTGCCACTgacatagtatttaaaaaaaactaatcaatgtgtaaacaggcctcCGCACGAAGGCCACACTTATacacacttacccgtattggACTTATCCAACAAAATCAATAAGTACAGCTACAAAAATGAAGACTTTTTTTGGGAGTTGTTTAAAGAAAGTGTATAATCTGTCTGTTGTTGTTTCGGCAACAAAAGGAAAGGGATAATCCGCAGTTAGTTATATCTTGTTTCGCGCCTCGAGCTTTTTATAAGCCCTTGTAAGACATTATTTACATAAGAGCTTGGTGACTAAACAAGGAATGCCCGTTTTATATATTGTCAGTTAGGGTGCTCCTTATTTCGTCGAAGTAATATTTTTCTACGGGGCACCCTAAATAGAATTAAATAAGGTTCCAATGGAACGCGGGTTTAAATAGAATTACataggtccgaccgagaacgctttttttgtctcggccgagaccgagaccgcgaccgagattcaatgggattctcggccgagagtgagaccgagaatttataaaatataaaaaaaagataaattttacactaaaaaggtttttataatcgaaattcgatgatttatcagaaaaaagttatcataatcaattcttagcactattatagtacattacgatacaagtgcgaaaaataggaaattcgaaacgagtggctataaattaaaacacgaccgaagggagtgttttaaatcgacacgagttgcgaattacctattcgcacatgtatcgtacaacgttttacagtacatatggccctttaaatgttcgacacagtaacgtaatatgctacttctcgcactagtgctataaagtagccccatatgaactgtaaaatagtattataagggtttcgtagccaaaatggcaaaaatggaacccttatagtttcgtcatgtccttatgtctgtgggtctgtgcgtatgtcacagccattttactcaaaaactatatgatatattttataaccaaatttggaacgtaggtgtagatgtatAATGTAAggtcggcaagaatctcggcccattttggccgagagccgagaccgagatctcggctcgatttttggacgagaatgccgagaccgagatctcggtcggaccttattaCATAAGGTTccaatttcttcaattttatctcatgggttatcaacttcttcccgcccTGTACGGATTTACAACACTGACACTAGGGTACTCCTTATGTCGTCGAAGTAATATTTTTCGACGGGGCACCCGCTTAATGTAGTCTCCACCTAATAAAGGAGCATCCTATTGTCAGTGTTGTAAATCCGcacacggcgggaagaagttgataactcgtgacataaaattgaagaaattggaaccttatgtaattctattttaaccctttaccgcatatgcaaccatatatggcagttataatattatactctattgatagctattacagtttaaatttaaacaattttttatgacGTGAGTTAAGGGGTGAAGttaatatttcttcaattttatatctcaagttatcaacttcttcccgccgtgtacctTAACTTTTACCTTGGAAAACTTATATTTTCTGCACGTAACGATTGTCTGAAATATTCCTAAATGCAcggatttctttttttttgttatttttttttcgacaGATTTTGTGCAATTTGGTAAGTTTAAAGAACTTCTCATTCTGggtataataaacacaaaatccCAATTTAGGATAAACAATTTACGTATTTACTTTCCGTCAACTCTGAAAAagacatcaaaataaatatttgttaggCCAGAATATAATATTCTTCTGCCATAGACCCTAATTCATCATAACAGATCAAATGCAAATATGATGGTTGCTAACTTGCGATTGATGCGAGTGAGTTGGCGCTCTTGTTCTAGGTATGCTCTCTACTGTCGGATCAATCCGTCGCCGTTAAGAAGTACTTACCTATGTAATTTAGTGCTCCGAAAAATAATATGTCGATCAAATCCGTTTTGCACTTTCTTCGGCCAACAATTGCACCAGCCCCTACATGCTCTCTTGAACCCTgacaaagtattaaaaaaacttactttgaTATTGTAGGAATATCGTAGGACAGCGATGCACTCTGCTTCACAGCCGCGACTGCTACAGTAATCAACAATCCATGTTTATCGAATTCTTCCCTCAACTCTTTTAGTAACAAAGAAAAGTTTTCCACATCAGCAGACCCCTGAGTTGTATCACGTTGGTTTGGGTACTCCCAGTCTATGTCTAAGCCGTCGAATCCGTAGTTCAGAAGCATATCTCTGGCAGTGGTGATGAAGGTCTTGCGTAGGGTGGCAGAGGCTGCCATCTGTTGAAGAGTTTGTTAACTTATTGATTAGGTAAAAGGGGTGATGaggcatatttaattttataataaaatctagTCAAATAGAAAATATCCCAATAAATtggacatttaaaaaatatatggaaataatacaataattcaAGACGTCAATGATTCAAAATTTAAGTTTCGTTTAACttccaaaaaggaaaaaaaatggtaccattcgatcccttatattttattaaaaaggaTTACACGGCAACTTGATATTTTACCGACAAAATCGAAATTTCCTTCTTTTCCATATTTCAAGACGGTCTCTCAGAAATAGTGACGTCACGATTGCTTGCCGTTTTATTATGGGCGTTTCGTGTAGAGTACGATTGTCAGACTTTGGTTATTATTTCTCACTTtggtattgctttaatgcaatgggtcccatatagacattagATCCTCAAAACAAACCTGACCTCGTTGCATATTACAGAATTGTAACATCCCAATATATTGCGTTCTCGATTAAACTATTATCACATACTATTATCATATtatcatagtgttgtgttcctgccggtgagtaaggttgccagagctcaacgaggggggtggggttagggtcggcaacgcgcatgtaactcatctggagttgcaggtgtacataggctacggagactgcttaccatcaggcaggccgtatgcctgtttgccaccgacgtagtattaaaaacaGAGAATATGTTAAAGCAGAgaagacttcgctggctcggtcacgtTCAACGCATGGACCCTGAGAGATTACCACGCCAAGTAATGCTGGGTCAGatagcggacgtaaaaagaccTGTTGGGCGTCCAACTCTACGTTTTAAGGACTCCTGCAAGCGGGACATGGACAGTTTTGGCATTCGGACAGACGGTTGGGAGAAACGCGCCGAAATGAGACCGGAATGGCGTCGCGACATTAAAGTCGGAATATCAAAGCACGACGATGACTGGCTGGAGCACCTTAAGCAGAAAAGTCTTCGTCGTGCTCTACCACCTCCTGCGGACTCACGATTTGTATGCGATCGATGTGGAAAGAAATGTCGCGCtgctataggactttatagcCACCAACGGCGATGCCCAGCCCCTTAAACCCACAAGCGCCGCAACAAGCATCTACACCAGATGGCGTGGCCAATGatgagtattaaaaaaaaatggcttcTAAAAACGTTGCAACGAATGTCTTGCGATTTTGGGTACCGGTTTTGTGCTCACtagttggcgccactgtagatggAGGTCCAGAAAAACAGATCTCAAAATTCTCCTATGCCTTCTTataaagcggccaagtgcggactcacccatgaagggttccgtaccatttatgacgtattaaaaaaaaactactaactagatctcgttcaaaccaattttcggtgtaattttgcatggtaatgtatatcatatattttatttagttttatcattctgttattttagaagttacaggggggggggacacacattttaccactttggaagtgtctctcgcgcaaactattcagtttagaaaaaaattatataagaaacctaaatatcatttttgaagacctatccataggatatcccacacgtatgagtttgatgaaaaaagattttttgagtttcagttctaagtatggggaaccccataaattgtttttttttttttctatttttgtgtgacaatcttaatgcggttcatagaatacctctacttaccaagtttgaacagtataactcttatagtttcggaaaaaagtggttgtgacataaacgaatagacagacggacatgacgaatctataagggttccgatttggccatttggctacggaaccctagaaaGAAACAACTTACGTTCTAATTACACAAAGGTGTTTTAACTTCTAACTTTGCCGATTTTACAACCTggttaattttgcatatattttaattgGCACTTTTTTAAACCACAAGCATTTATTGAACTATGTGTAATGTTTGCAATCATTAATCAAAGATGGAAAAAGATTCA harbors:
- the LOC133516554 gene encoding probable chitinase 2; its protein translation is MSLFLKFVFGIILLTVFVKGHEKVVVCYYGTWATYRSGDGKFSVSDINASLCTHLAYTFVGIKSDGTVVSLDPYLDLADNYGLDNFNKFNALKQQNTKLKTILAVGGWNEGSAKYSTMAASATLRKTFITTARDMLLNYGFDGLDIDWEYPNQRDTTQGSADVENFSLLLKELREEFDKHGLLITVAVAAVKQSASLSYDIPTISKYVDLINIMTYDMYGAWDSATGHNAPLHEDKDRINAVDAALKYWLTQGCPPEKLVLGLPLYGRTFTLTDGNVIGVGAPASGAGLAGQYTATNGFIGYNEFCNKLKTETWNVQYDSTAEVPYAVQGRNWVSYDDPNSLAKKVEYAMNLGIAGVMVWSIETDDFHGKCGEDFALLRAINNALAGSASTPTTTSITPSTTISTTSSTTTKSSTTAFTNPSTTTSSTPSTTVFTSKAPTSTTSSPTTTSTQQITTTTVSATPALCTQEGPIANPDDCSTFFICVMGGYGLETRLMECPDNLVWDDTNKYCNHK